One segment of Rosa chinensis cultivar Old Blush chromosome 6, RchiOBHm-V2, whole genome shotgun sequence DNA contains the following:
- the LOC112169369 gene encoding histidine kinase 5, producing the protein MVCEMEIDNIEEMEMEEVLPSMWPEDIDSDKQFNIEKPGKDQDMLEEVTFKEKPTTVDFRRLLELTKHTDTGSSQLAHLVKHWEYKQANVVRLLREELDILSKQKQEVELKKLEILEEHRFESESYGGDKRPISILDEVYQLWAPDVPLKKLDVVVESKRVETEAEYDSAVYWKQRAMHLEKLLEASVAREQILVDKLQESIKSIERQSSPVDELSEILKRADNFLHFVLQNAPVVIGHQDKELRYRFIYNHFPSLGEQDIIGKTDVEIFSGAGVKESQDFKREVLEKGIPAKREITFETELFGSKTFLIYVEPVFSKAGETIGINYMGMEVSDQVRKREKMAKLREEIAVQKAKETELNKTIHITEETMRAKQMLATMSHEIRSPLSGVVSMAEILTTTKLDPEQRQLLEVMLSSGDLVLQLINDILDLSKVESGVMKLEATKFRPRQVVRHVLQTAAASLQKILTLEGHVMENVPVEVIGDVLRIRQILTNLISNAIKFTHEGKVGIKLYMVADPTSGDDERCLQMSNAVQSMVSVNGLDEEKSASQNCCNGEGIRRKEPYQNGSLHDEPSTPVKSEASMNGDKEDEPHSSETTTVWLLCDVYDTGIGIPENALPTLFKRYMQVSADHARKYGGTGLGLAICKQLVELMGGQLTVSSREHCGSTFTFVLPYKVSTSSEHSDDPDELTDIAEYDDAVTDDEVAESYFQFQPRTLGSLFSSNGTGRTQKLLPHKLNGLSQHAYSFPYNNIRPEEITSVENCSSAVDDVAETLSEPESSVSHMPNSNSETPACRDRKGQDDSNSQSQNSSTDSNHHAEASRENGVAAKTREPQGTCNRQEKSDADSECSSGNSPKIPKSTSNPKILLVEDNKINIMVAQSMMKQLGQSLEVVNDGAEAVRAVQRCSYDLILMDVHMPVMDGLQATRIIRSFEETGNWEAAKKAGIEQSVPSSNTPQNSHGHTPCRKRIPIIAMTANAFAESAEECFANGMDSFVPKPVTRQKLKERLEQYLPDCNLV; encoded by the exons ATGGTTTGTGAAATGGAGATCGATAATATTGAAGAAATGGAAATGGAGGAAGTCCTCCCTTCTATGTGGCCTGAGGATATAGATTCCGATAAGCAATTCAACATTGAGAAGCCAGGAAAAGATCAAGACATGTTGGAGGAGGTCACATTCAAAGAGAAACCAACTACAGTCGATTTCAGGCGGCTGTTGGAGCTAACCAAACACACAGATACAGGCTCTTCCCAATTAGCACACCTCGTAAAGCACTGGGAATATAAGCAGGCGAATGTGGTGAGACTTCTTAGAGAAGAACTTGATATCCTCAGCAAGCAAAAGCAGGAAGTTGAGCTCAAGAAATTGGAGATATTGGAAGAGCACCGCTTCGAGTCAGAGAGCTATGGCGGTGACAAACGCCCCATTTCCATTTTGGATGAAGTGTATCAGTTATGGGCTCCGGATGTTCCTCTAAAGAAACTTGATGTTGTTGTGGAGAGTAAGAGAGTCGAGACAGAAGCCGAGTATGACAGTGCTGTGTACTGGAAGCAAAGGGCTATGCATTTGGAGAAGTTGTTGGAGGCAAGTGTTGCGAGAGAGCAGATTCTTGTCGATAAATTGCAGGAAAGCATTAAGAGTATTGAAAGACAGTCATCGCCGGTTGATGAGCTGTCTGAGATTTTGAAAAGAGCAGATAACTTTTTGCATTTTGTTCTTCAGAATGCCCCTGTTGTTATTGGTCATCAG GATAAAGAGTTGCGGTATCGCTTTATCTACAATCACTTCCCAAGTTTGGGAGAGCAG GACATTATAGGGAAAACAGATGTCGAGATTTTCAGTGGGGCTGGAGTTAAGGAATCTCAAGACTTCAAGAGAGAGGTTCTGGAAAAAGGGATACCGGCGAAAAGGGAGATTACATTCGAGACTGAACTGTTTGGGTCAAAGACGTTTTTGATATATGTGGAACCTGTTTTCAGCAAGGCAGGGGAGACAATTGGTATAAACTATATGGGGATGGAGGTGTCTGATCAG GTGAGGAAAAGAGAGAAGATGGCAAAGCTTCGTGAGGAAATAGCCGTCCAAAAGGCCAAGGAAACAGAGCTGAACAAGACAATTCACATAACGGAGGAGACAATGAGAGCAAAACAGATGCTGGCAACAATGTCTCATGAGATAAGGTCTCCTCTTTCTGGGGTTGTCAGCATGGCTGAGATTCTTACTACCACGAAACTTGACCCCGAGCAACGCCAGCTGTTGGAAGTCATGTTATCTTCAGGAGATTTGGTCCTCCAACTGATAAATGACATCCTTGACCTTTCCAAGGTTGAGTCAG GAGTAATGAAGTTGGAGGCTACAAAGTTCCGGCCAAGACAGGTAGTTAGACATGTACTACAGACTGCGGCAGCATCATTGCAGAAGATTTTGACCTTGGAAGGACATGTTATGGAGAATGTTCCTGTGGAG GTCATTGGAGATGTTTTAAGGATTCGTCAAATTCTAACCAACTTGATCAG TAATGCAATCAAGTTTACTCATGAAGGGAAAGTCGGGATAAAACTTTACATGGTAGCGGATCCAACTTCTGGAGATGATGAAAGATGTCTGCAGATGTCGAATGCAGTTCAATCAATGGTTTCAGTGAATGGATTGGATGAAGAGAAATCAGCATCACAAAATTGCTGCAATGGAGAAGGTATTCGTCGCAAAGAACCTTACCAAAATGGTTCTCTTCACGATGAACCTAGCACACCGGTTAAGAGTGAAGCCTCAATGAATGGAGATAAAGAGGACGAACCCCATTCATCTGAAACAACAACAGTGTGGTTACTTTGCGATGTATATGACACAGGAATTGGAATACCAG AAAATGCTTTACCGACCCTTTTTAAAAGATACATGCAAGTGAGTGCTGATCATGCTCGAAAATATGGCGGGACAGGATTAGGACTAGCAATATGCAAACAATTG GTTGAACTAATGGGGGGCCAACTCACTGTGTCTAGCCGAGAACATTGTGGCTCCACATTCACATTTGTATTGCCTTACAAGGTTTCAACATCGTCGGAACATTCTGATGATCCTGATGAGCTCACGGATATCGCTGAATATGACGATGCTGTAACTGATGATGAAGTAGCTGAAAGCTATTTCCAGTTCCAACCACGCACTTTAGGTTCTCTGTTCTCTTCTAATGGCACCGGCAGGACTCAAAAACTGTTACCACATAAACTCAATGGATTATCACAACATGCATACTCGTTTCCATATAATAACATCAGACCAGAGGAGATTACTTCAGTTGAAAATTGCTCTTCTGCAGTCGATGATGTTGCTGAGACATTATCTGAACCAGAGAGTTCAGTAAGTCACATGCCGAATTCCAATAGCGAAACTCCAGCATGTAGGGACAGAAAGGGTCAAGATGACTCAAACAGTCAATCCCAAAATTCTTCAACAGATTCAAATCATCATGCAGAGGCAAGCAGAGAAAATGGTGTAGCAGCAAAGACAAGAGAACCCCAAGGAACGTGTAATAGACAGGAGAAATCAGATGCAGATTCAGAGTGTAGCTCTGGCAACAGTCCAAAAATACCAAAATCAACATCGAATCCTAAGATTCTTCTTGTTGAAGATAACAAGATCAATATTATGGTGGCACAGTCAATGATGAAGCAGTTAGGCCAAAGCTTAGAGGTTGTAAATGACGGAGCTGAAGCTGTGCGTGCAGTTCAACGCTGTAGTTACGATCTGATTCTGATG GATGTTCATATGCCAGTTATGGATGGCCTACAAGCTACAAGAATAATACGTTCTTTCGAAGAAACTGGCAACTGGGAAGCTGCTAAGAAGGCTGGAATTGAGCAATCTGTGCCTTCTTCAAATACACCACAAAACAGCCACGGACATACGCCTTGTAGAAAGCGAATCCCAATCATTGCG ATGACAGCAAATGCATTTGCAGAGAGCGCAGAGGAGTGTTTTGCAAATGGTATGGACTCGTTTGTGCCGAAACCTGTAACGCGCCAAAAATTGAAAGAGCGGCTTGAACAATATCTACCCGATTGCAACCTAGTGTAA